The following are from one region of the Oncorhynchus masou masou isolate Uvic2021 chromosome 24, UVic_Omas_1.1, whole genome shotgun sequence genome:
- the zc3h7bb gene encoding zinc finger CCCH domain-containing protein 7B isoform X2 translates to MDMERQKRREEIQKAMGFIQSSLPFPEPENYAAFLTQLVCNLLDEGNTVFRDGEWRQAAQHYSEGVNVARYAQAEALVIPPELLESLYVNRAAAHSQFGEFERGVQDCDSALCVCEGSRRALYRKALCLRELGRLREAYECGTGCLLTAPHDRQVGELAQDLANKLGLKVRKAYISSQVESSTSGRESNRENSSPTGETSANGLESLTDIASADLSSAQCIPAPLATPIPVSDEPSSPVAMPCADLSESPSTVLPPMPYSVPVSEHMEECSVIADDLDSLLGDCISKKVSESQSPVQGAIPTNLPNTAVGLHPPYSSSLPAPSPQLPPAFFSSSVSQMPSLEPYPSLGQRDQTSTQALDALGAFSPGTGDMEGKGGVGIGGLDSLSEYTLPGGRISHSFIPGICNHSSTHTNVPAGTNLSLLSRNPLAATHEFRQACHACYSRIGPRVIDYQYQPEAAHRCKRDVLLCRFKNTDDPTWKRVRPRPARNNFLGAFVLCKEVQERQECQYGENCTFAYCQEEIDVWTQERKGALSRELLFDPLGSTERRALSVTRLLQLHMGMFMFLCEECFDSKPRIISKRSKENLAVCSNLTARHPFDDNKCLVHVVRSANVRYSKVRPLHPLCQFDVCRHEVRYGCQREDSCSFAHSVIELKCWVLQQDTGITHEEMVQESKRHWYRLEQNAQRQKPMHVPHQSCGGVGGIGGGDNLGGGGVGSGGGGGRGRGLNLKMKFVCGQCWRDGQVNEPDKALKYCTAKARHSWTKERRVLLVKSFEKKKWVVVRPLPFSRTYPQQYDMCVHVMKQKKCHYIGNCSFAHSLEERDVWTYMKDNSLRDMQQMYDMWLTMTNQNRRTDRSLMTPPPEEKQVSMTTDYTESLSGQRLSEEGDM, encoded by the exons ATGGATATGGAACGACAGAAACGAAGGGAGGAAATCCAGAAAGCTATGGGCTTTATTCA GTCCTCCTTGCCTTTCCCTGAGCCTGAGAATTATGCG GCTTTTTTGACCCAGTTGGTGTGTAACTTGCTGGATGAGGGAAACACAGTGTTTCGGGATGGGGAATGGAGGCAGGCAGCGCAGCATTACAGTGAGGGAGTCAACGTGGCCCGCTATGCTCAGGCAGAGGCACTGGTCATTCCCCCTGAGCTCCTGGAGAGCCTCTATGTCAACAGGGCAGCGGCACACTCTCAGTTT ggggAGTTTGAGCGGGGCGTACAGGACTGCGATAGCGCGCTGTGCGTGTGTGAGGGCAGTCGCAGGGCTCTCTACAGGAAAGCTCTATGTCTGAGAGAGCTGGGCCGACTCAGGGAGGCCTATGAGTGTGGCACCGGGTGCCTGCTCACTGCCCCACAT GACAGGCAGGTGGGTGAACTGGCCCAGGACCTGGCTAATAAACTGGGCCTGAAGGTTCGTAAGGCCTACATCAGCTCCCAG GTGGAGTCCTCAACGTCAGGGagggagagcaatagagagaatTCTTCACCCACAGGAGAG ACGTCCGCCAACGGACTAGAATCTTTGACTGACATTGCATCAG CTGATCTGTCCAGTGCTCAGTGTATCCCTGCCCCTCTGGCCACGCCCATCCCTGTCAGCGACGAGCCCTCGAGCCCAGTGGCCATGCCCTGTGCTGACCTATCAGAGAGCCCCAGTACGGTCCTACCGCCCATGCCCTACTCCGTTCCCGTGTCGGAGCACATGGAGGAGTGCAGCGTGATCGCTGACGATCTGGACAGCTTGCTGGGGGACTGCATCTCCAAGAAAGTCAGCGAG tcacaAAGCCCAGTCCAGGGTGCTATCCCCACCAACCTACCCAACACAGCTGTGGGTCTGCACCCTCCATACTCCTCCAGCCTTCCCGCCCCCTCGCCCCAGCTCCCCCCTGCCTTCTTCAGCTCCTCGGTCAGCCAGATGCCCTCCTTGGAGCCTTACCCCTCACTGGGCCAGAGGGACCAGACCTCCACACAGGCGCTGGACGCCCTGGGGGCCTTCTCCCCGGGGACAGGGGACATGGAGGGTAAAGGAGGGGTTGGAATTGGAGGCCTGGACTCACTCTCTGAGTACACTTTGCCTG GGGGAAGAATCTCTCACAGCTTCATCCCTGGGATCTGCAACCACAGCTCCACTCACACG AATGTCCCAGCAGGTACtaacctctccctgctctcccggAACCCACTGGCTGCCACCCACGAGTTCAGACAGGCCTGCCATGCCTGTTACAGCCGCATAG GTCCACGGGTGATTGACTACCAGTACCAGCCAGAGGCGGCTCACCGCTGTAAGAGGGACGTGCTGCTGTGTCGCTTTAAAAACACAGACGACCCCACATGGAAGAGAGTCAGGCCTCGCCCCGCTAGAAACAACTTCCTCGGGGCCTTTGTGCTCTGCaaag AGGTCCAGGAGCGCCAGGAGTGCCAGTATGGGGAGAACTGCACGTTTGCATACTGCCAGGAGGAAATAGACGTGTGGacccaggagaggaagggggcTCTGAGCAGGGAGCTGCTGTTTGACCCGCTGGGAAGCACCGAGAGACGGGCACTCAGCGTCACACGCCTGCTGCAGCTACACATGGGCATGTTCATGTTCCTCTGTGAG GAATGTTTTGACAGTAAGCCTCGCATTATCAGCAAACGCAGCAAAGAGAACTTGGCTGTCTGCTCAAACCTCACCGCCCGACATCCCTTCGATGATAACAA GTGCCTAGTGCATGTGGTGCGTTCGGCCAACGTGCGCTACAGTAAGGTGCGCCCGCTGCACCCCCTCTGCCAGTTTGACGTGTGTCGCCACGAGGTGCGTTATGGCTGCCAGCGCGAGGACAGCTGCTCCTTCGCCCACTCCGTCATAGAACTCAAGTGCTGGGTACTGCAGCAGGACACAG GTATCACCCACGAGGAGATGGTACAGGAGTCCAAGCGGCACTGGTACAGGCTAGAGCAAAATGCTCAGAGACAGAAG cctatGCATGTTCCACACCAGAgctgtggtggggtggggggAATAGGAGGGGGAGACAATCTCGGGGGTGGAGGGGTTGGCTccggaggtggaggagggagaggtagagggctgAACCTGAAGATGAAGTTTGTCTGTGGCCAGTGTTGGAGGGACGGACAGGTCAATGAACCAGACAAGGCCCTCAAGTACTGCACTGCTAAAGCAAGGCACAG ctggaCTAAGGAGCGTCGGGTATTGCTTGTGAAATCCTTTGAGAAGAAGAAGTGGGTCGTTGTGCGGCCGCTTCCCTTCTCCCGTACATACCCACAGCAGTACGAC ATGTGTGTCCATGTGATGAAGCAGAAGAAGTGCCACTACATCGGAAATTGTTCCTTCGCCCACAGTCTGGAGGAGAGGGACGTCTGGACGTACATGAAGGACAACAGCT TGAGGGACATGCAGCAGATGTATGACATGTGGCTCACGATGACCAATCAGAACAGACGCACTGACAGAAGCCTCATGACCCCGCCTCCGGAGGAGAAACAGGTTTCGATGACAACCGACTACACCGAGTCATTG TCTGGGCAGCGGTTGTCGGAAGAAGGAGATATGTGA
- the zc3h7bb gene encoding zinc finger CCCH domain-containing protein 7B isoform X1: MDMERQKRREEIQKAMGFIQSSLPFPEPENYAAFLTQLVCNLLDEGNTVFRDGEWRQAAQHYSEGVNVARYAQAEALVIPPELLESLYVNRAAAHSQFGEFERGVQDCDSALCVCEGSRRALYRKALCLRELGRLREAYECGTGCLLTAPHDRQVGELAQDLANKLGLKVRKAYISSQVESSTSGRESNRENSSPTGETSANGLESLTDIASVFLRPSSVPADLSSAQCIPAPLATPIPVSDEPSSPVAMPCADLSESPSTVLPPMPYSVPVSEHMEECSVIADDLDSLLGDCISKKVSESQSPVQGAIPTNLPNTAVGLHPPYSSSLPAPSPQLPPAFFSSSVSQMPSLEPYPSLGQRDQTSTQALDALGAFSPGTGDMEGKGGVGIGGLDSLSEYTLPGGRISHSFIPGICNHSSTHTNVPAGTNLSLLSRNPLAATHEFRQACHACYSRIGPRVIDYQYQPEAAHRCKRDVLLCRFKNTDDPTWKRVRPRPARNNFLGAFVLCKEVQERQECQYGENCTFAYCQEEIDVWTQERKGALSRELLFDPLGSTERRALSVTRLLQLHMGMFMFLCEECFDSKPRIISKRSKENLAVCSNLTARHPFDDNKCLVHVVRSANVRYSKVRPLHPLCQFDVCRHEVRYGCQREDSCSFAHSVIELKCWVLQQDTGITHEEMVQESKRHWYRLEQNAQRQKPMHVPHQSCGGVGGIGGGDNLGGGGVGSGGGGGRGRGLNLKMKFVCGQCWRDGQVNEPDKALKYCTAKARHSWTKERRVLLVKSFEKKKWVVVRPLPFSRTYPQQYDMCVHVMKQKKCHYIGNCSFAHSLEERDVWTYMKDNSLRDMQQMYDMWLTMTNQNRRTDRSLMTPPPEEKQVSMTTDYTESLSGQRLSEEGDM; encoded by the exons ATGGATATGGAACGACAGAAACGAAGGGAGGAAATCCAGAAAGCTATGGGCTTTATTCA GTCCTCCTTGCCTTTCCCTGAGCCTGAGAATTATGCG GCTTTTTTGACCCAGTTGGTGTGTAACTTGCTGGATGAGGGAAACACAGTGTTTCGGGATGGGGAATGGAGGCAGGCAGCGCAGCATTACAGTGAGGGAGTCAACGTGGCCCGCTATGCTCAGGCAGAGGCACTGGTCATTCCCCCTGAGCTCCTGGAGAGCCTCTATGTCAACAGGGCAGCGGCACACTCTCAGTTT ggggAGTTTGAGCGGGGCGTACAGGACTGCGATAGCGCGCTGTGCGTGTGTGAGGGCAGTCGCAGGGCTCTCTACAGGAAAGCTCTATGTCTGAGAGAGCTGGGCCGACTCAGGGAGGCCTATGAGTGTGGCACCGGGTGCCTGCTCACTGCCCCACAT GACAGGCAGGTGGGTGAACTGGCCCAGGACCTGGCTAATAAACTGGGCCTGAAGGTTCGTAAGGCCTACATCAGCTCCCAG GTGGAGTCCTCAACGTCAGGGagggagagcaatagagagaatTCTTCACCCACAGGAGAG ACGTCCGCCAACGGACTAGAATCTTTGACTGACATTGCATCAG TTTTTCTTCGTCCCTCCTCCGTTCCAGCTGATCTGTCCAGTGCTCAGTGTATCCCTGCCCCTCTGGCCACGCCCATCCCTGTCAGCGACGAGCCCTCGAGCCCAGTGGCCATGCCCTGTGCTGACCTATCAGAGAGCCCCAGTACGGTCCTACCGCCCATGCCCTACTCCGTTCCCGTGTCGGAGCACATGGAGGAGTGCAGCGTGATCGCTGACGATCTGGACAGCTTGCTGGGGGACTGCATCTCCAAGAAAGTCAGCGAG tcacaAAGCCCAGTCCAGGGTGCTATCCCCACCAACCTACCCAACACAGCTGTGGGTCTGCACCCTCCATACTCCTCCAGCCTTCCCGCCCCCTCGCCCCAGCTCCCCCCTGCCTTCTTCAGCTCCTCGGTCAGCCAGATGCCCTCCTTGGAGCCTTACCCCTCACTGGGCCAGAGGGACCAGACCTCCACACAGGCGCTGGACGCCCTGGGGGCCTTCTCCCCGGGGACAGGGGACATGGAGGGTAAAGGAGGGGTTGGAATTGGAGGCCTGGACTCACTCTCTGAGTACACTTTGCCTG GGGGAAGAATCTCTCACAGCTTCATCCCTGGGATCTGCAACCACAGCTCCACTCACACG AATGTCCCAGCAGGTACtaacctctccctgctctcccggAACCCACTGGCTGCCACCCACGAGTTCAGACAGGCCTGCCATGCCTGTTACAGCCGCATAG GTCCACGGGTGATTGACTACCAGTACCAGCCAGAGGCGGCTCACCGCTGTAAGAGGGACGTGCTGCTGTGTCGCTTTAAAAACACAGACGACCCCACATGGAAGAGAGTCAGGCCTCGCCCCGCTAGAAACAACTTCCTCGGGGCCTTTGTGCTCTGCaaag AGGTCCAGGAGCGCCAGGAGTGCCAGTATGGGGAGAACTGCACGTTTGCATACTGCCAGGAGGAAATAGACGTGTGGacccaggagaggaagggggcTCTGAGCAGGGAGCTGCTGTTTGACCCGCTGGGAAGCACCGAGAGACGGGCACTCAGCGTCACACGCCTGCTGCAGCTACACATGGGCATGTTCATGTTCCTCTGTGAG GAATGTTTTGACAGTAAGCCTCGCATTATCAGCAAACGCAGCAAAGAGAACTTGGCTGTCTGCTCAAACCTCACCGCCCGACATCCCTTCGATGATAACAA GTGCCTAGTGCATGTGGTGCGTTCGGCCAACGTGCGCTACAGTAAGGTGCGCCCGCTGCACCCCCTCTGCCAGTTTGACGTGTGTCGCCACGAGGTGCGTTATGGCTGCCAGCGCGAGGACAGCTGCTCCTTCGCCCACTCCGTCATAGAACTCAAGTGCTGGGTACTGCAGCAGGACACAG GTATCACCCACGAGGAGATGGTACAGGAGTCCAAGCGGCACTGGTACAGGCTAGAGCAAAATGCTCAGAGACAGAAG cctatGCATGTTCCACACCAGAgctgtggtggggtggggggAATAGGAGGGGGAGACAATCTCGGGGGTGGAGGGGTTGGCTccggaggtggaggagggagaggtagagggctgAACCTGAAGATGAAGTTTGTCTGTGGCCAGTGTTGGAGGGACGGACAGGTCAATGAACCAGACAAGGCCCTCAAGTACTGCACTGCTAAAGCAAGGCACAG ctggaCTAAGGAGCGTCGGGTATTGCTTGTGAAATCCTTTGAGAAGAAGAAGTGGGTCGTTGTGCGGCCGCTTCCCTTCTCCCGTACATACCCACAGCAGTACGAC ATGTGTGTCCATGTGATGAAGCAGAAGAAGTGCCACTACATCGGAAATTGTTCCTTCGCCCACAGTCTGGAGGAGAGGGACGTCTGGACGTACATGAAGGACAACAGCT TGAGGGACATGCAGCAGATGTATGACATGTGGCTCACGATGACCAATCAGAACAGACGCACTGACAGAAGCCTCATGACCCCGCCTCCGGAGGAGAAACAGGTTTCGATGACAACCGACTACACCGAGTCATTG TCTGGGCAGCGGTTGTCGGAAGAAGGAGATATGTGA